A single region of the Silene latifolia isolate original U9 population chromosome 8, ASM4854445v1, whole genome shotgun sequence genome encodes:
- the LOC141595192 gene encoding uncharacterized protein LOC141595192 gives MGVRKLSYAGRLVLINSILNTLHNYWSSIFLIPKSVIKRIEVICRNFMWSGDNEYHRCPLVAWDKVCCSKKDGGLNIKEAGVWNIVTVGKLVNWIYTKADRLWVLWIDHVYMKGADWHTYSPPPDSNWNWRNICRVKDTLRGGFIDGQWIPNSKGYFVGTRYHWLQGPHPPAQWYKTVWDNWNVPKHSFNGWLIMQRGLQTKEKLMHLGICTSDHCVLCEQAVETHTHLFRSCTYSSQIITGIEQWLHLHFQHQNGYSKLQKSVCRMACMACWYYIWQERNSCRLNLALTSPPKKITDLKHCIRTRLLQKISPRVPNRDKVWLQQLDIHL, from the coding sequence ATGGGGGTTAGAAAACTTAGCTATGCTGGCAGGCTGGTACTCATCAATTCTATTCTCAATACCCTCCATAATTACTGGTCTTCTATCTTTTTAATTCCTAAAAGTGTCATCAAAAGAATAGAAGTTATTTGCAGGAATTTTATGTGGAGTGGTGATAATGAGTATCATAGGTGTCCTTTAGTGGCATGGGATAAGGTCTGCTGTAGTAAGAAAGATGGAGGTTTGAATATCAAAGAGGCTGGGGTGTGGAACATTGTAACTGTTGGAAAATTGGTCAATTGGATTTACACCAAGGCTGACAGGCTTTGGGTTCTCTGGATTGACCATGTTTATATGAAAGGGGCTGATTGGCATACTTATTCTCCTCCTCCTGATTCTAACTGGAATTGGAGGAATATTTGTAGAGTCAAAGATACTTTGAGAGGTGGCTTTATTGATGGCCAATGGATACCTAACTCTAAAGGGTATTTTGTTGGGACTAGATATCACTGGCTACAGGGACCACACCCCCCTGCCCAGTGGTATAAAACTGTGTGGGATAATTGGAACGTGCCTAAGCATTCATTCAATGGCTGGTTAATTATGCAGAGAGGATTGCAGACCAAGGAGAAGCTGATGCATCTGGGGATTTGTACTAGTGATCACTGTGTCTTATGTGAACAAGCTGTGGAGACTCACACTCACCTTTTTAGGTCTTGCACTTATAGTTCTCAGATTATTACTGGAATTGAGCAGTGGCTGCACTTGCATTTTCAACATCAGAATGGCTACTCTAAGTTGCAGAAATCTGTGTGCAGGATGGCCTGTATGGCCTGCTGGTACTACATTTGGCAGGAAAGGAACTCTTGCAGGTTGAATCTTGCTCTTACCTCACCTCCTAAGAAGATAACTGATCTGAAGCATTGCATTAGGACTCGTCTGTTGCAGAAGATAAGTCCTAGAGTGCCTAACAGAGATAAAGTTTGGCTGCAGCAATTAGATATTCATCTGTAA